One window from the genome of Dermacentor silvarum isolate Dsil-2018 chromosome 7, BIME_Dsil_1.4, whole genome shotgun sequence encodes:
- the LOC119459328 gene encoding uncharacterized protein LOC119459328 has translation MLQNLDRVAQRQLLRAINEVWDTGLLPEVWLTAVVVPIRKPGRPATAITSYRPMSLTSAACKLMETIVLGQLNWIAGAVDFLPEQQTGFCRHRCTADSIADVISTLEEARSNGEVALLILLDIQSAFDGLPHSVIENALDGLGVGGCLRQFVSSFLMGRTLRVRVGRTLSSPCRVTMGVPQGSVLSPFLFNTALAGRVKAGPAAIPADPTFPTQCAVYADDVDLWAHGPRRKLQSIRSSLQRSLDARPCWCTHRQLPGSLSGGWRWEAHPSPWKREVTYLGLQVDHRLTWIPAAKAATTKARRVRSAVGRLLQRGKGCATRWAIRLYQAAATSVLLYALPLAKLTPTRKNQREMEHRRAIRSLLGLPRNSSVAASLAEAQTWPLLLLMLRQGLLHVDRLHQTTDGDALVHRLRSRPSSRMGSICALYEELVGLPPTAVKPPPPHQQPLEIHLTLEGKQKRRTPTCELEQTALSKLHNLDGHLHVFMDGSVLPSSGLATAACMVLALGESLQYRLPFAASSTAAELAGLRLAADYLAAHPPQVPVAIFTDSRPALEGLLQPDRAGVTVALLLARLTALQRITGKEEADAAAKTAHHEPVQVSTAIAAPDFTRHRLLRLLTQAHPDRRVARRQPPRPLPDTGLNRQERTLLLRLRTGSAWPAARKFSVGCVSSPACRRCGSPETLEHIICHCPDLANPRHAMTVAYNNLGLPATTEEDFLFPRRSPVVALQSFLEFAAVAGLASL, from the exons ATGCTCCAGAACCTGGATAGGGTGGCCCAAAGGCAGCTCCTGAGGGCCATAAACGAGGTCTGGGACACTGGCCTGCTTCCGGAGGTCTGGCTGACCGCAGTTGTGGTGCCCATCAGGAAGCCAGGGCGACCAGCCACGGCCATCACCTCCTACAGGCCAATGTCGCTGACGTCCGCGGCCTGTAAGCTGATGGAGACCATCGTACTGGGACAGCTGAACTGGATCGCAGGGGCGGTGGACTTTCTGCCCGAGCAGCAGACCGGCTTCTGTCGGCACCGTTGCACGGCCGACTCGATCGCCGACGTGATCTCGACACTGGAGGAGGCCAGAAGTAATGGGGAGGTGGCCCTCCTCATACTGCTGGACATACAGAGCGCATTCGACGGCCTGCCACACTCGGTCATCGAGAACGCACTGGACGGACTTGGCGTCGGGGGCTGCCTCAGGCAGTTCGTCAGCTCCTTCCTGATGGGAAGGACACTCAGGGTGCGAGTCGGACGGACCCTGAGCAGCCCCTGCAGGGTGACCATGGGCGTCCCCCAGGGCTCGGTGCTAAGCCCATTTCTCTTTAACACGGCCCTAGCGGGCCGTGTTAAAGCGGGCCCCGCAGCGATCCCGGCTGACCCAACGTTCCCAACCCAGTGCGCCGTCTATGCAGACGACGTGGACCTGTGGGCACATGGACCGAGGCGCAAGCTGCAGTCCATCCGGTCATCACTACAGCGATCCCTGGATGCA AGGCCCTGCTGGTGCACCCATCGGCAGCTGCCCGGGTCACTTTCGGGAGGCTGGCGCTGGGAGGCACACCCATCCCCATGGAAGAGGGAGGTCACCTATCTTGGGCTCCAGGTAGACCACCGCCTCACATGGATACCTGCTGCCAAGGCCGCCACCACCAAGGCACGCCGCGTAAGATCGGCAGTTGGACGGCTCCTCCAGCGAGGCAAGGGCTGCGCCACACGATGGGCCATCCGGCTGTACCAAGCTGCTGCCACCTCCGTGCTCCTGTATGCGCTCCCGTTGGCCAAGCTAACGCCGACCCGCAAGAACCAGCGGGAGATGGAGCACCGGAGGGCCATCAGGTCGCTCCTGGGCTTGCCACGCAACTCATCTGTGGCTGCCTCCCTGGCAGAAGCCCAGACCTGGCCACTCCTGCTGCTTATGCTTCGGCAGGGGCTCCTGCACGTGGACCGGCTTCATCAAACTACGGATGGCGACGCCCTGGTGCACAGACTGCGGAGCCGTCCCTCCTCCCGGATGGGCAGCATCTGCGCACTGTATGAAGAGCTGGTTGGGCTTCCGCCCACTGCGGTGAAGCCACCACCCCCCCACCAGCAGCCACTCGAGATCCACCTCACGCTGGAGGGCAAGCAGAAGCGGAGAACGCCCACGTGCGAGCTCGAGCAGACTGCGCTATCCAAGCTCCACAACCTGGACGGGCACCTGCACGTCTTCATGGACGGATCTGTCCTTCCTTCGAGTGGCTTGGCAACGGCAGCCTGCATGGTTCTCGCCTTGGGCGAGAGCCTGCAGTACCGCCTTCCATTTGCGGCGAGCTCCACAGCAGCGGAGCTAGCTGGTCTACGCCTGGCAGCCGACTACCTGGCTGCTCATCCACCACAGGTCCCGGTGGCCATCTTCACTGACTCCCGCCCAGCTCTCGAGGGTCTGCTCCAGCCAGACCGAGCAGGCGTCACAGTGGCCCTGCTGTTGGCAAGGCTGACGGCACTGcaga GGATAACCGGAAAGGAAGAGGCGGACGCAGCAGCCAAAACAGCCCATCACGAGCCGGTCCAGGTGAGCACTGCGATAGCTGCGCCGGACTTCACGAGACACCGTCTCCTGAGACTGCTCACCCAGGCGCACCCGGACAGGCGCGTGGCCCGTAGACAACCACCGAGACCACTCCCCGACACCGGACTCAACAGGCAGGAAAGGACGCTCCTCCTGCGCCTCAGGACCGGAAGCGCATGGCCTGCTGCACGCAAGTTCAGCGTGGGATGCGTCTCATCCCCTGCCTGCCGGAGATGCGGCTCTCCAGAGACCCTGGAACACATCATATGCCACTGCCCAGACCTCGCGAACCCAAGGCACGCGATGACAGTGGCATACAACAACCTCGGCCTTCCAGCCACCACAGAGGAAGACTTCCTCTTCCCCCGCCGCAGTCCCGTCGTAGCTTTGCAATCATTCTTGGAGTTTGCTGCTGTGGCGGGACTTGCCTCCCTGTAG